TAACTGGTACACCAGCTAACGCCGCTTTTTGAAAAGCAACTGCGTCACGGATACTCCCTTTAAATACGGGTAATCCAGCCTCAGTCAACATCTCTCTTGCTTCCTCTCCATCCCGTCTTGGTTTAGGTGGAACGCGGGTAATGAGAACCCGAAATTGGTCAGCGCCTAGTAATTTAAGAACATTGACAGTTTGCATGAGGGCATCAAGTGATAAGGCATCAGGGGTAGTAGGAAGAATTAGCAAATCACACCCAGATGCTAGTGCTTCCAAATCTTCCTGCTCCGGTCGTGCTTGGGTATCGATGACAATGTGCTGGTAATTTTTGGCAAATTTGGCAGCTTGTCTTTCATCAATCACCTTAAAAGGTAAATCACCTCGCTTTGACCAACCACTAGCTGAGCGGTTTGGGTCGCCGTCAATCAAAAGCGTTTCTCCTTTAGTTTGTAAATAAGTAGCCAGGTGGACTGCTGTTGTCGTTTTGCCCACGCCTCCTTTAAATGAGGCAACTGTAATAATCATGGTGACATCTCAATTTGTAAGTATTTAAAATTCTGATTATTTGAAAGTTTAAATATTTGAGTACGCAAAAACTTGAAAGTTGGATGCTACAAATATACCAGTTTAAGCAATACTTTCAAGTATTAAGTATTTAGATTTTTAAATATTTGAGTACGCAAAAACTTGAAAGTCCGATTAGTGAATGGAGGTGTCTGTTGTAGACGGAAATCGCCTAACATAGACTTTAATCAATGCCTATCTCTAATTATCAAGTCTTTAATTATAGGTTTTAGGCACAAGTAAGCAAAAACTAAGCAACGAAATTTTCTCAATTTCACCAAATCATTATTTATTCAGGCTTATGGGAGCCAGTGCTGTGTACCCTTCTTGCGAGGTAATGGCATCCCTATTTGAGATAACAAAATAACAAATACGCAAATTAACTTAGTATTATTGGTGATAAGTAAAAAGACGAGTAAATTTTGTCAATACGTCCTTACGTGCTTTCAACCTCGCACTAGGGCAATAGGACTTGGTTTAAAATTTAACTTCACATACATGGATATCAAGTTGTCATCAGTAGAAGATTAAAGTGCGAACTCAAACCCTGATGGAGTTACTCTATTAAAGCCTGGAATACTCCCAATTAATCGGTTTCTCCACAACGAATAGACTGTGGGTTAGTCTGCTAACCCACACACAATCGCTAAACAACCCACAAGTTATTAACAAGAGCCTTTCGCACAATTGTTGATGGCGTGCGTTCGTATAGCTACTGGCTGATTTGCAGTTCAATTGCTGGCTTCAGGAGTGGATCAAAACAAAGGAAATACAGGAAAACTACATAGATATCAGTTTTCTTCATAGTTTTTTTATATAAATTTTACTGATAATCAGAGAAAATACCGTTGTTATGATATTGCTTTTTTACATAAAAGGGTATCTCTTTCATGGCAACTAACTCTGTTGAACATACCTATGTTTCGGCTAGTGTCATTGATATGAAAGATGCAACTGGGACAAAACTCGGCTGCAACTCACTAGTACTGGCAACTTAAGAACATTCAAGACCCCCTCAATCGAACCACGCAATTTATCTATAGTGCTAATGGCTATGTGAGCAAGATTAGGACTTTGGGAAACAAAAATTACAAGTATAGCTATGA
Above is a window of Nostoc sp. TCL26-01 DNA encoding:
- a CDS encoding ParA family protein, whose amino-acid sequence is MIITVASFKGGVGKTTTAVHLATYLQTKGETLLIDGDPNRSASGWSKRGDLPFKVIDERQAAKFAKNYQHIVIDTQARPEQEDLEALASGCDLLILPTTPDALSLDALMQTVNVLKLLGADQFRVLITRVPPKPRRDGEEAREMLTEAGLPVFKGSIRDAVAFQKAALAGVPVNKVADQRAKMAWRDYQGIGQEVMK